GGAAGGATTTCATGATAATTGTGGATTACTTTTTAACCAACGTTATTAATGATGTGCAGAACGTTACTGTAGAAGCATACATGAGGAAGGTGTAATAGTTAACAAAGACCATATTTGTGTATTGGTTTAACCATGGATAGATGTAAATTCGAGATGCTTCCCTTGTAAGCGGTCTGCCAAACTTATGAATGAACTCAGAAAAATATACAAATTCTAATACACTTGAGGCCAGCATGACGATAAAGGAACATATGATCATTTTTCGCCAAGTACAAACGTTAAATGAAGCATCCCTAAGTTTTAGAAATAATTCATACCCAAAAAGGGAAAAGGTCAACAATACGTATGGAAAAATAAGAATGACTGAATTACGGTTACCGGAAAAGGACTCGAGGTTAAATGAAAATTCTCTAACCATGACAATTGCAATTATACAAAGCAGGAAATAGATAATTAATTGCCTCGATAACATCTTATCTCCCCCTGTTTATTCATTAAAAAAGGAATAATGCCCTATTGTTTATATATTCAACAATAAGGACGTTATTCCCTTGACCCTTATGGCGGTGTTTATGAGAATAGCTCTCACAGTGCTAAGATGTATTAATCATAGTAAGTCTGTTAAAGGGAAGTTACAAATTAAGTAAATGAGGTATCAAATTGAAAGAACACATTTTATTAGTCCTAAAACAAATCGAACAAGAATTTAATGTAAAAATTCTTTATGCCTGTGAATCAGGCAGCAGAGCCTGGGGATTCCCTTCTAAAGATAGCGATTATGATGTCCGATTTATTTATGTTCATAAAAAGGAATGGTATCTCTCAATCGACCAAAGGCGCGACGTGCTGGAAGTCCCGAAGCATGATAAAATCTCAATCCCTGTAGACAAACTTCTAGACTTGAATGGCTGGGAACTAACCAAAGCATTACGGTTATTCCGCAAATCAAATCCGCCTCTGCTGGAATGGCTTCATTCAACTATCGTATACTACCAAGAGTCCTCTGCGATCAGTAAAATGAAAGAATTAGAAAGTCAAATCTTTTCTCCCATTGCTAGCATTCACCATTACCTAAAAATGGCAAAAGGTAATTATAGAGATTACTTAAACCGAAGGGAAGTTAAAATAAAAAGATATATCAACATATTCCGGCCGCTGTTCTCAGCTAAGTGGATTGAAAAGCACCATGCATTTCCCCCTATTAAATTTACACAGCTAGTCGAGGATATTCATCCAACCAATGAGATTAGCATAGTACTCGACGATATAATTAAGCTTAAAAAAGCTGGTGAAGTTCTTGATCCAAATCCTAGAACTGAGCTCATCAATCATTTCGTTGAAGGCGAGATTGAGCATTTAGAGCAGTATGTAAGGGAAATATCAGTAAATAAATCTGACCAAACCGAAGTCTTAAATCAATTGTTTCGAGAAACGCTAGATGAAGTTTGGGGTTAAATATAAATTGTCACATTTAAAGTGGTGTATTTTTTCAAGTAACGCTTGAAAATATCACTAAAAACGAATATTATATAAAGGTTATTAATAAATGTTCGTGTTTTGGAGGAACTTATGTTTAAACTAAAAGAAAACCAAACAAATACAAAAACTGAACTACTCGCAGGAATCACAACCTTCTTTACAATGGTCTACATTGTCGTTGTTAACCCAGTCATTCTTGCTGATGCAGGTGTTCCATTTGAACAAGTCTTCACAGCAACGATAATTTCTGCTGTGGTTGGGACACTTTGGATGGCCTTGTTTGCAAATTATCCAATCGCCATTGCACCCGGTATGGGGCTTAATGCATACTTCGCATACTCTGTTGTCGGCGGCGGACAAAATATTAATTATGAGACAGCCTTTGCTGCTGTTTTTATTGCTGGTATTATTTTTGTTATTTTATCTTTAACGCCCTTTAGAGAGAAATTAATCGATGCGATTCCAGATAACCTGAAACATGGGATTACAGCAGGTATAGGTTTATTTATTGCTTTTATCGGGCTAAGACTTACACACATTATTACTGCTCATCCTACCAATCTTGTTGGATTAGGTGATCTTAGGTCTCCTTCAGCACTGCTTGCAATCATCGGTTTAGCGATTACACTCATTCTGATGGTGCTGCGAATTAATGGTGCTCTATTTTTTGGAATGATTATCACAGGACTCATAGCCTTTTTTACGAACCAACTTTCATTCGATCAAGGCTTTGTTTCATTACCATCCCTTCCTGAAGGGTTAATTGTTGGAAACCCTATTACAGCATTAAGTGATGTTATTGAGCATAGTCTATATGCAGTTGTCTTTTCATTCATTCTAGTAACCATCTTTGACACCACCGGAACAATGATTGGTGTTGCAAATCAGGCTGGTTTAATGAAAAATGGAAAATTCCCACGTGCGCGTCAAGCATTGCTATCTGACTCTGTTGCTACATCAATCGGAGCCATGTTTGGTACAAGCCCAACAACCGCTTTTATTGAATCCACATCAGGAGTTGCAGCAGGAGGACGGACAGGATTAACTTCCCTTACCGTTGCTATTTTGTTTATTCTATCGGCATTCTTCGGACCTCTTGTCAGTGCCGTTTCAGGTATTTCTGCGATTACCGCTCCTGCCCTAATCATTGTCGGCAGTATGATGATGGGAAGCATTGCAAAAATTAAATGGAATGAATTAGATGAGGCCTTCCCGGCATTTCTAGTAATCCTAAGCATGCCGTTAACATCCAGCATTGCCACAGGCATTGCACTTGGTTTCATCAGCTATCCTCTTCTGAAAATAGTGAAAGGAAAATGGCGTGAGGTTCATCCGCTTCTATATGTTTTTGCTGTCTTATTCTTTTATCAGCTGGCATTTTTACCGCATTAAAAAAATGGAGCCCCAACCGTTATGTTGGGCTCCATTTTTATTAAAACTTATTTGGGAACTGTTTGATAATCCCGTTTGTAAGGAAATCAGCCATATGCATTAGATGATTTTGATTTTTGTCTAATGCAGTAATGTTCTGATTCCAAGACTTATTAAGTTTGGCCGCCACACCTTCTGTAATAAATCTTAAATGCATATACATCATTTCATTTAATTCTTTTTTATTGTAATTAGGATTCGCAGCACTTAAAAAGTTTGTAATATCATCTGCGTTTTTAAACCATTCATCACTGTATTTTTTGAAATCAGGCTGATTTCCACTTTTCGCTGCTGCCGCTACCTTACCGGCAATTTGAATATGCGCTCTTAACAGCTTTGCAAGTTTGTTACCTGCTTCTTCTCCATAATAAGGTTTGATGGCATTCCCAAAATCGTCCTGATTTTTTAATAATCTTGTTAGCACTGGTTCTTGGTCCTCAAGACCTGCAATGAAACTTGTTACAAACTTTTCTGTCCAAAAAGCGTGTTCCGTCCAAAGTTCCTTCATATCAACCCTAAGCTGGACGGCTTTCTGACTTAGTGGCTGCGTTTGCCGCTCGGCACGTTCGTTCCCTTCAGCATTTGTGAATGTTGGGAAGATTAATACAAATGAGAGAAACAAAACCAAGATTTTTGATAAGTGTTTCATTCAATTCATCTCCTAATAATAAATTTAACCGGCCAATTTATTATTAGATATTTTATCCATTTTCACTCATACGGAAAAATTTTCGTATTAACATCTTCATAATTTCCACACAACTTCTCTATAACTTCTACAAATGTTTATTCTATTATAAAGATAACTTATTTGAGAC
This genomic stretch from Neobacillus niacini harbors:
- a CDS encoding nucleotidyltransferase domain-containing protein, with product MKEHILLVLKQIEQEFNVKILYACESGSRAWGFPSKDSDYDVRFIYVHKKEWYLSIDQRRDVLEVPKHDKISIPVDKLLDLNGWELTKALRLFRKSNPPLLEWLHSTIVYYQESSAISKMKELESQIFSPIASIHHYLKMAKGNYRDYLNRREVKIKRYINIFRPLFSAKWIEKHHAFPPIKFTQLVEDIHPTNEISIVLDDIIKLKKAGEVLDPNPRTELINHFVEGEIEHLEQYVREISVNKSDQTEVLNQLFRETLDEVWG
- a CDS encoding NCS2 family permease, translated to MFKLKENQTNTKTELLAGITTFFTMVYIVVVNPVILADAGVPFEQVFTATIISAVVGTLWMALFANYPIAIAPGMGLNAYFAYSVVGGGQNINYETAFAAVFIAGIIFVILSLTPFREKLIDAIPDNLKHGITAGIGLFIAFIGLRLTHIITAHPTNLVGLGDLRSPSALLAIIGLAITLILMVLRINGALFFGMIITGLIAFFTNQLSFDQGFVSLPSLPEGLIVGNPITALSDVIEHSLYAVVFSFILVTIFDTTGTMIGVANQAGLMKNGKFPRARQALLSDSVATSIGAMFGTSPTTAFIESTSGVAAGGRTGLTSLTVAILFILSAFFGPLVSAVSGISAITAPALIIVGSMMMGSIAKIKWNELDEAFPAFLVILSMPLTSSIATGIALGFISYPLLKIVKGKWREVHPLLYVFAVLFFYQLAFLPH
- a CDS encoding glycosyltransferase, producing the protein MKHLSKILVLFLSFVLIFPTFTNAEGNERAERQTQPLSQKAVQLRVDMKELWTEHAFWTEKFVTSFIAGLEDQEPVLTRLLKNQDDFGNAIKPYYGEEAGNKLAKLLRAHIQIAGKVAAAAKSGNQPDFKKYSDEWFKNADDITNFLSAANPNYNKKELNEMMYMHLRFITEGVAAKLNKSWNQNITALDKNQNHLMHMADFLTNGIIKQFPNKF